The following proteins are encoded in a genomic region of Sorangiineae bacterium MSr12523:
- a CDS encoding A24 family peptidase, producing MSIGLAIFAVVLALVAVVFELRTGHIPNYLTLPMIPLGGLCGWLDGQWSSHGIGLALGIFFGLVVYFRGAAGGGTVKLFAAVSGFLGDDRVVSAVIVFAGLAVIAQLLERLRERPIEVPSSPFIAGASVVAILYRSFVP from the coding sequence ATGTCGATTGGATTGGCGATATTTGCCGTGGTGTTGGCCCTCGTGGCGGTGGTGTTCGAGCTTCGGACGGGCCACATTCCGAATTACCTGACCCTGCCCATGATACCCCTGGGCGGCCTTTGCGGATGGCTCGATGGGCAGTGGAGCTCCCACGGGATCGGCCTTGCGCTCGGAATCTTCTTTGGATTGGTCGTCTACTTCCGTGGTGCCGCGGGAGGAGGAACCGTCAAACTTTTCGCTGCCGTCTCGGGATTCCTCGGCGACGACCGGGTCGTGTCGGCGGTCATCGTTTTCGCCGGGCTTGCAGTGATCGCCCAATTGCTCGAACGCCTGCGCGAACGCCCCATCGAAGTGCCCAGCAGCCCATTCATCGCCGGGGCCAGCGTCGTCGCCATCCTCTACCGCTCTTTCGTACCTTAG
- a CDS encoding 4-oxalocrotonate tautomerase family protein, whose amino-acid sequence MPMVTIQVTREGTSPDRNSVTAEEKAALIKGVSELLLNVLKKPLEATFVVIEEVDTENWGWGGLPVPEYRRQRAAAKGGT is encoded by the coding sequence ATGCCCATGGTCACCATTCAGGTCACCCGCGAGGGGACCAGCCCCGATCGCAACTCCGTAACGGCCGAGGAAAAGGCGGCCCTCATCAAGGGTGTTAGCGAATTGCTTCTCAATGTGCTGAAAAAGCCCCTCGAGGCGACTTTCGTCGTCATCGAGGAAGTCGATACCGAGAATTGGGGCTGGGGCGGCCTCCCCGTCCCCGAATACCGGCGCCAGCGCGCCGCGGCAAAAGGAGGCACCTAA
- a CDS encoding SDR family oxidoreductase, with the protein MSNEQKVVIITGASQGIGASLVRAYRDRNYRVVASSRSIKPSADANVLTVAGDVGDPKTAERVVREGLERFGRIDSLVNNAGIFLAKPFIEFTQEEYARYMATNVGGFFHVTQRAAAEMLKQGSGHIVNITTSLVDQPMAGVPSALASLTKGGLNSVTKSLAIEFAKTGVRVNAVAPGIIKTPMHAEETHAALATLHPVGRMGEIRDIVDAVLFLETAYFVTGEILHVDGGQNAGRW; encoded by the coding sequence ATGAGCAACGAACAAAAGGTCGTCATCATCACCGGCGCATCCCAAGGCATTGGAGCCAGCTTGGTTCGAGCCTACCGCGATCGGAATTACCGCGTGGTCGCCAGCTCCCGTTCCATCAAGCCGAGCGCCGACGCGAACGTTCTCACCGTCGCTGGAGACGTCGGCGATCCCAAAACCGCCGAACGGGTCGTTCGCGAAGGCCTCGAGCGCTTTGGCCGCATCGACTCGCTGGTCAACAATGCCGGCATCTTTCTCGCCAAGCCGTTCATCGAGTTCACCCAGGAAGAATATGCGCGCTACATGGCGACCAACGTCGGCGGCTTTTTCCACGTCACCCAGCGCGCCGCCGCGGAGATGTTGAAACAGGGCTCCGGTCACATCGTCAACATCACCACGAGCCTGGTCGATCAACCGATGGCAGGCGTCCCCTCCGCGCTAGCGTCCCTGACGAAAGGCGGCCTCAATTCGGTCACCAAGTCTCTCGCCATCGAGTTCGCCAAGACCGGAGTCCGCGTGAACGCCGTCGCCCCGGGCATCATCAAGACGCCCATGCATGCCGAGGAAACCCACGCGGCGCTTGCGACCCTGCATCCGGTGGGGCGCATGGGCGAGATTCGCGACATCGTCGACGCGGTCCTCTTCCTCGAGACGGCGTATTTCGTCACCGGCGAGATCCTTCACGTGGACGGCGGCCAGAACGCCGGTCGTTGGTAG
- a CDS encoding LysR family transcriptional regulator: MDRIDAMRIFIAALDEGSLAGAARRLKRSPTAVSRALALLEAHVGVELLHRTTRSLKLSEAGERYAVACRRVLIDLEEADMLAAGERSAPRGMLTISAPPVSGEEVLQPILEDFLDLHPAVSVRLLLLDRHVNLVDEGVDVALRIAHLPDSSLIALQLGGEVRRVVVASPRYLASHPRIKEPADLAKHQIVAFTNFGLDSWGFMPAKGSTIPRTVQFTPRFIVNTVRAAVASAIAGRGLTRVYSYHVAKHVKDGRLKVVLPKAEHPPLPVYLLTPQGRMSVPKVRAFVDFALPRLRTEFTRMAAEAAGLD; this comes from the coding sequence ATGGATCGCATCGACGCAATGAGAATCTTCATCGCCGCCCTCGACGAAGGGAGTCTCGCGGGCGCCGCGCGTCGACTCAAACGGTCGCCGACGGCGGTCAGCCGTGCGCTGGCCCTTCTGGAGGCACACGTCGGCGTGGAATTGTTGCATCGGACGACGCGATCGCTCAAGTTGAGCGAGGCCGGTGAACGGTATGCGGTCGCATGCCGCCGTGTCCTCATCGATCTCGAGGAGGCCGACATGCTCGCCGCGGGCGAACGTTCGGCGCCCCGCGGCATGCTGACCATTTCCGCACCGCCGGTCAGCGGCGAAGAGGTCCTGCAGCCCATTCTGGAGGACTTCCTGGACCTGCATCCTGCCGTTTCGGTTCGTCTTCTCCTCCTCGATCGCCACGTCAACCTGGTCGACGAAGGGGTCGACGTCGCCCTGCGCATCGCCCACCTTCCGGATTCGTCGCTCATCGCACTTCAACTCGGAGGCGAAGTCCGGCGCGTCGTCGTCGCCTCGCCTCGGTACCTCGCCAGCCACCCTCGCATCAAGGAACCGGCAGATCTCGCCAAACACCAGATTGTCGCGTTTACCAACTTCGGGCTCGACTCGTGGGGCTTCATGCCGGCCAAAGGTTCGACCATCCCCCGGACCGTCCAGTTCACACCGCGGTTCATCGTGAACACCGTCCGCGCGGCCGTCGCCTCGGCGATCGCAGGCCGAGGACTGACGCGGGTGTACTCGTACCATGTCGCCAAACACGTCAAAGATGGCCGATTGAAGGTCGTCCTGCCCAAGGCGGAGCATCCGCCGCTCCCGGTGTATCTGCTCACGCCCCAGGGCCGGATGTCGGTACCCAAGGTCCGCGCCTTCGTGGACTTTGCGCTGCCCCGCCTGCGCACGGAGTTCACGCGCATGGCCGCCGAAGCCGCGGGCCTCGATTGA